One window of the Seriola aureovittata isolate HTS-2021-v1 ecotype China chromosome 22, ASM2101889v1, whole genome shotgun sequence genome contains the following:
- the LOC130163808 gene encoding protein bicaudal D homolog 1-like isoform X1, with translation MAAGGAGCGDTVEQYRGEVERLTRELAEANREKIRAAECGLVVLEENQSLKQQYADLEAEQEALRLELEQLQEVGSAGAFGHAYSTQRKVAEDGETNEETLLQESATKEAYYMGRLLELQAELKHSRATASNTQADNEHLSTVLQELREQSNEMLELQRSRMREEIREYKFRESRLLQDYTELEEENISLQKLVSTLKQNQVEYEGLKHEIKVLEEETELLNSQLQDALRLKEISDAQLEEALESLKSEREQKKHLRRELVHHLSMCDVAYTGSAHLTFTSAPPSGTATPTTLLSPNTEEPTRCNGHLQGGTGAGPAAGPVPRANGECRGPGRKSEGATTLDLYSEMNLTEIQKLKQHIMTVEREKVTLMTSLQESQTQLQHTQGALTEQYEKGLRLTQKVTALRRLHRRAHSSVISQFNPDALMELGRDEEEAEGEGETGEDKSETLTRSQVFSYQTPGLEIMQCKYRVAVTEVVELKAELKVLRERLAQCEEAAAEERPKRNSQLHKMERQAASLEKSCREGREKISSLELDLQAAQSAANESQGALIAAQDELVMLSEELAQLYHHVCLCNNETPNRVMLDYYRQGRGLRGLSASLKAMSSDNSKVLLTPRLARRLAAVASTTSSPGESRSPSESPSKEPLSREGGGEEKEGDKEGLQMPSEQGPTACTPPTRSPSISASSSSSSSSSPAMEPAGELRKEPMNIYNLNAIIRDQVKHLQRAVDRSLQLSRQRAAARELAPLLDKDKESCMEEILKLKSLLSTKREQIATLRLVLKANKQTAEVALANLKSKYEAEKSMVTDTMMKLRNELKALKEDAATFSSLRAMFATRCDEYVTQLDEMQRQLAAAEDEKKTLNSLLRMAIQQKLALTQRLEDLAFDQEQTHRTRGGRLIRGKTSTPKVSAPSSASASKPAQGSTSALAPGSLPVSGLTSPTSIVPDDPVVPLSPSMVSAATAALASALTSPTSHISHCSPSSPVATSLAGPLVPESPPSLEAPSTPSARTPPSTPLRLAHSQWTLGVRTFVVDSQSFNVNISPTLPRSLGMSRHYTSDTHTTPPPSTTTTTTTTIRPTLPGSAPSSPYRSPNLGLRRSTWSPSPRTRPLSSLTRSSVLYTPSSSSPYSSSYSPSSSHSYSSAYYSSSPAFTPSSSYLASSTSTSYSHSSHYTPLYPRYYSSYRPRH, from the exons GCGTTTGGCCACGCCTACTCCACCCAGCGCAAGGTGGCAGAGGATGGGGAGACCAACGAGGAGACGCTGCTGCAGGAGTCTGCCACAAAGGAGGCCTACTACATGGGCCGCCTCCTGGAGCTGCAGGCGGAACTGAAACACAGCCGGGCCACAGCCTCCAACACCCAGGCCGACAACGAGCACCTGAGCACCGTGCTGCAGGAGCTCAGGGAG cAGAGTAACGAGATGCTGGAGCTGCAGCGCAGCCGGATGAGAGAGGAGATCAGGGAATACAAGTTTCGAGAGTCGCGGCTGCTGCAGGACTACacggagctggaggaggagaacatcTCTCTGCAGAAACTGGTGTCAACGCTGAAACAGAATCAG GTGGAATATGAAGGTCTGAAGCACGAGATCAaggtcctggaggaggagacggagctCCTCAACAGCCAGCTGCAGGACGCGCTGCGTTTGAAGGAGATCTCAGACGCCCAGCTGGAGGAAGCTCTGGAGTCTCTGAAGAGCGAGCGTGAGCAGAAGAAACACCTGCGCAGGGAGCTGGTCCACCACCTCAGCATGTGTGACGTGGCTTACACCGGCAGCGCCCACCTGACATTCACCTCTGCCCCGCCCAGCGGCACCGCCACCCCCACAACTCTGCTCTCCCCCAACACAGAGGAGCCGACAAG ATGTAACGGCCACCTCCAGGGCGGGACAGGAGCAGGGCCAGCTGCAGGGCCTGTGCCCAGGGCCAATGGAGAGTGTCGGGGGCCAGGTCGAAAATCTGAGGGAGCGACGACGCTGGACCTCTACAGTGAGATGAACCTGACTGAGATCCAGAAGCTCAAGCAGCACATAATGACA GTGGAGCGTGAGAAAGTAACGCTGATGACGAGCCTGCAGGAGTCCCAGACTCAGCTCCAGCACACCCAGGGGGCCCTGACCGAGCAGTATGAAAAGGGGCTCCGCCTTACCCAGAAAGTCACCGCCCTCCGCCGCCTGCATCGAAGGGCCCACAGCAGTGTCATCTCCCAGTTCAACCCCGACGCCCTGATGGAGCTaggcagagatgaggaggaggctgagggagagggagagactggGGAGGATAAGAGCGAGACACTGACCAGAAGTCAGGTGTTTTCATACCAAACGCCGGGTCTGGAGATCATGCAGTGCAAGTACCGTGTGGCCGTGACAGAGGTGGTGGAGCTAAAGGCGGAGCTGAAGGTCCTCCGTGAAAGGCTGGCTCAGTGTGAGGAGGCGGCGGCGGAGGAGAGGCCGAAACGAAACAGTCAGCTCCACAAGATGGAGAGGCAGGCCGCCTCGTTGGAGAAGAGCTGCCGGGAGGGACGCGAGAAG ATTTCCAGTCTGGAGTTGGATTTGCAGGCAGCTCAGTCCGCAGCCAATGAGAGCCAGGGGGCGCTGATTGCAGCTCAAGACGAGCTGGTGATGCTGAGTGAGGAGCTCGCCCAGCTCTACCATCACGTCTGTCTGTGCAACAATGAGACGCCCAACCGCGTCATGCTGGACTACTACAG ACAAGGCAGAGGGCTCAGGGGCCTCAGTGCCAGTCTCAAAGCCATGTCCTCGGACAACAGCAAAGTTCTCCTCACACCACGCCTTGCCAGGCGGCTGGCCGCTGTCGCTTCCACAACCTCAAGTCCTGGGGAGTCGCGGAGCCCCTCGGAGTCTCCATCCAAAGAGCCCCTGTcgagggagggtggaggggaggagaaggagggagacaaAGAGGGCCTGCAGATGCCATCTGAGCAGGGCCCAACGGCCTGCACCCCTCCAACCCGGTCACCCAGTATCAGTGCctcttcatcgtcatcatcatcatcatcgcctGCCATGGAGCCGGCCGGTGAGCTGCGCAAGGAGCCCATGAATATCTATAACCTCAACGCCATCATCAGAGACCAG gTGAAGCACCTCCAGCGGGCAGTGGACCGGTCTCTGCAGCTGTCcagacagagagctgcagccAGGGAACTGGCCCCTCTGCTGGACAAGGACAAGGAGAGCTGCATGGAGGAGATCCTGAAGCTCAAGTCTCTGCTCAGCACCAAGAGAGAGCAGATAGCCACCCTCAGACTGGTGCTCAAGGCTAACAAACAG ACGGCAGAGGTGGCTCTGGCCAACCTTAAGAGCAAGTATGAGGCAGAGAAGTCCATGGTGACTGACACCATGATGAAGCTAAGGAACGAGCTGAAGGCACTGAAGGAGGACGCCGCCACTTTCTCCTCCCTGCGAGCGATGTTCGCCACCAG ATGTGACGAGTATGTGACCCAGCTGGATGAGATGCAGAGACAGCTGGCAGCAGCTGAGGATGAGAAGAAGACTCTGAACTCCCTCCTCCGGATGGCCATCCAGCAGAAACTGGCCCTTACCCAGCGCCTGGAGGATTTGGCTTTTGATCAAGAGCAGACCCACCGCACCCGTGGGGGCAGGCTGATCCGTGGGAAGACTAGCACCCCCAAAGTAAGTGCCCCGTCCTCGGCTTCGGCCTCCAAGCCAGCCCAAGGCTCCACTTCAGCTTTGGCCCCTGGCAGCCTCCCTGTTTCTGGCCTTACTAGTCCTACATCAATTGTTCCTGATGATCCCGTTGTGCCGCTCAGCCCGTCCATGGTCAGTGCCGCTACTGCAGCCCTAGCTTCAGCTCTTACCTCCCCTACCTCACACATATCCCATTGCAGTCCGTCATCACCAGTGGCCACTTCACTGGCTGGCCCTCTAGTGCCAGAGAGCCCCCCATCTCTGGAGGCCCCCTCCACTCCCTCGGCGCGGACCCCACCCTCAACCCCTCTGAGGCTGGCTCATTCCCAGTGGACCCTGGGGGTGCGGACGTTTGTGGTTGACTCCCAGAGTTTCAATGTCAATATCTCCCCGACTCTGCCCCGTAGCTTGGGGATGTCCAGGCACTAcacttcagacacacacaccactccaccaccatccaccaccaccaccaccaccaccaccatcaggCCCACCCTGCCAGGATCTGCCCCCTCTTCTCCATACCGCTCCCCTAATCTGGGGCTCAGGCGCTCTACGTGGAGCCCCTCACCTCGAACTCGGCCCCTCTCTAGCCTGACACGCTCCTCTGTCCTCTACACTCCTTCCTCGTCCTCCCCTTACTCCTCGTCCtactccccttcctcctcccacaGCTATTCCTCCGCTTATTACAGCTCCTCTCCCGCTTTTACGCCCTCTAGCTCCTACCTCGCCTCTAGCACCTCCACCTCCTACAGCCACTCCTCCCACTACACACCCCTGTACCCCAGATACTACAGTTCTTACCGGCCCCGGCACTGA
- the LOC130163808 gene encoding protein bicaudal D homolog 1-like isoform X3, with amino-acid sequence MAAGGAGCGDTVEQYRGEVERLTRELAEANREKIRAAECGLVVLEENQSLKQQYADLEAEQEALRLELEQLQEAFGHAYSTQRKVAEDGETNEETLLQESATKEAYYMGRLLELQAELKHSRATASNTQADNEHLSTVLQELREQSNEMLELQRSRMREEIREYKFRESRLLQDYTELEEENISLQKLVSTLKQNQVEYEGLKHEIKVLEEETELLNSQLQDALRLKEISDAQLEEALESLKSEREQKKHLRRELVHHLSMCDVAYTGSAHLTFTSAPPSGTATPTTLLSPNTEEPTRCNGHLQGGTGAGPAAGPVPRANGECRGPGRKSEGATTLDLYSEMNLTEIQKLKQHIMTVEREKVTLMTSLQESQTQLQHTQGALTEQYEKGLRLTQKVTALRRLHRRAHSSVISQFNPDALMELGRDEEEAEGEGETGEDKSETLTRSQVFSYQTPGLEIMQCKYRVAVTEVVELKAELKVLRERLAQCEEAAAEERPKRNSQLHKMERQAASLEKSCREGREKISSLELDLQAAQSAANESQGALIAAQDELVMLSEELAQLYHHVCLCNNETPNRVMLDYYRQGRGLRGLSASLKAMSSDNSKVLLTPRLARRLAAVASTTSSPGESRSPSESPSKEPLSREGGGEEKEGDKEGLQMPSEQGPTACTPPTRSPSISASSSSSSSSSPAMEPAGELRKEPMNIYNLNAIIRDQVKHLQRAVDRSLQLSRQRAAARELAPLLDKDKESCMEEILKLKSLLSTKREQIATLRLVLKANKQTAEVALANLKSKYEAEKSMVTDTMMKLRNELKALKEDAATFSSLRAMFATRCDEYVTQLDEMQRQLAAAEDEKKTLNSLLRMAIQQKLALTQRLEDLAFDQEQTHRTRGGRLIRGKTSTPKVSAPSSASASKPAQGSTSALAPGSLPVSGLTSPTSIVPDDPVVPLSPSMVSAATAALASALTSPTSHISHCSPSSPVATSLAGPLVPESPPSLEAPSTPSARTPPSTPLRLAHSQWTLGVRTFVVDSQSFNVNISPTLPRSLGMSRHYTSDTHTTPPPSTTTTTTTTIRPTLPGSAPSSPYRSPNLGLRRSTWSPSPRTRPLSSLTRSSVLYTPSSSSPYSSSYSPSSSHSYSSAYYSSSPAFTPSSSYLASSTSTSYSHSSHYTPLYPRYYSSYRPRH; translated from the exons GCGTTTGGCCACGCCTACTCCACCCAGCGCAAGGTGGCAGAGGATGGGGAGACCAACGAGGAGACGCTGCTGCAGGAGTCTGCCACAAAGGAGGCCTACTACATGGGCCGCCTCCTGGAGCTGCAGGCGGAACTGAAACACAGCCGGGCCACAGCCTCCAACACCCAGGCCGACAACGAGCACCTGAGCACCGTGCTGCAGGAGCTCAGGGAG cAGAGTAACGAGATGCTGGAGCTGCAGCGCAGCCGGATGAGAGAGGAGATCAGGGAATACAAGTTTCGAGAGTCGCGGCTGCTGCAGGACTACacggagctggaggaggagaacatcTCTCTGCAGAAACTGGTGTCAACGCTGAAACAGAATCAG GTGGAATATGAAGGTCTGAAGCACGAGATCAaggtcctggaggaggagacggagctCCTCAACAGCCAGCTGCAGGACGCGCTGCGTTTGAAGGAGATCTCAGACGCCCAGCTGGAGGAAGCTCTGGAGTCTCTGAAGAGCGAGCGTGAGCAGAAGAAACACCTGCGCAGGGAGCTGGTCCACCACCTCAGCATGTGTGACGTGGCTTACACCGGCAGCGCCCACCTGACATTCACCTCTGCCCCGCCCAGCGGCACCGCCACCCCCACAACTCTGCTCTCCCCCAACACAGAGGAGCCGACAAG ATGTAACGGCCACCTCCAGGGCGGGACAGGAGCAGGGCCAGCTGCAGGGCCTGTGCCCAGGGCCAATGGAGAGTGTCGGGGGCCAGGTCGAAAATCTGAGGGAGCGACGACGCTGGACCTCTACAGTGAGATGAACCTGACTGAGATCCAGAAGCTCAAGCAGCACATAATGACA GTGGAGCGTGAGAAAGTAACGCTGATGACGAGCCTGCAGGAGTCCCAGACTCAGCTCCAGCACACCCAGGGGGCCCTGACCGAGCAGTATGAAAAGGGGCTCCGCCTTACCCAGAAAGTCACCGCCCTCCGCCGCCTGCATCGAAGGGCCCACAGCAGTGTCATCTCCCAGTTCAACCCCGACGCCCTGATGGAGCTaggcagagatgaggaggaggctgagggagagggagagactggGGAGGATAAGAGCGAGACACTGACCAGAAGTCAGGTGTTTTCATACCAAACGCCGGGTCTGGAGATCATGCAGTGCAAGTACCGTGTGGCCGTGACAGAGGTGGTGGAGCTAAAGGCGGAGCTGAAGGTCCTCCGTGAAAGGCTGGCTCAGTGTGAGGAGGCGGCGGCGGAGGAGAGGCCGAAACGAAACAGTCAGCTCCACAAGATGGAGAGGCAGGCCGCCTCGTTGGAGAAGAGCTGCCGGGAGGGACGCGAGAAG ATTTCCAGTCTGGAGTTGGATTTGCAGGCAGCTCAGTCCGCAGCCAATGAGAGCCAGGGGGCGCTGATTGCAGCTCAAGACGAGCTGGTGATGCTGAGTGAGGAGCTCGCCCAGCTCTACCATCACGTCTGTCTGTGCAACAATGAGACGCCCAACCGCGTCATGCTGGACTACTACAG ACAAGGCAGAGGGCTCAGGGGCCTCAGTGCCAGTCTCAAAGCCATGTCCTCGGACAACAGCAAAGTTCTCCTCACACCACGCCTTGCCAGGCGGCTGGCCGCTGTCGCTTCCACAACCTCAAGTCCTGGGGAGTCGCGGAGCCCCTCGGAGTCTCCATCCAAAGAGCCCCTGTcgagggagggtggaggggaggagaaggagggagacaaAGAGGGCCTGCAGATGCCATCTGAGCAGGGCCCAACGGCCTGCACCCCTCCAACCCGGTCACCCAGTATCAGTGCctcttcatcgtcatcatcatcatcatcgcctGCCATGGAGCCGGCCGGTGAGCTGCGCAAGGAGCCCATGAATATCTATAACCTCAACGCCATCATCAGAGACCAG gTGAAGCACCTCCAGCGGGCAGTGGACCGGTCTCTGCAGCTGTCcagacagagagctgcagccAGGGAACTGGCCCCTCTGCTGGACAAGGACAAGGAGAGCTGCATGGAGGAGATCCTGAAGCTCAAGTCTCTGCTCAGCACCAAGAGAGAGCAGATAGCCACCCTCAGACTGGTGCTCAAGGCTAACAAACAG ACGGCAGAGGTGGCTCTGGCCAACCTTAAGAGCAAGTATGAGGCAGAGAAGTCCATGGTGACTGACACCATGATGAAGCTAAGGAACGAGCTGAAGGCACTGAAGGAGGACGCCGCCACTTTCTCCTCCCTGCGAGCGATGTTCGCCACCAG ATGTGACGAGTATGTGACCCAGCTGGATGAGATGCAGAGACAGCTGGCAGCAGCTGAGGATGAGAAGAAGACTCTGAACTCCCTCCTCCGGATGGCCATCCAGCAGAAACTGGCCCTTACCCAGCGCCTGGAGGATTTGGCTTTTGATCAAGAGCAGACCCACCGCACCCGTGGGGGCAGGCTGATCCGTGGGAAGACTAGCACCCCCAAAGTAAGTGCCCCGTCCTCGGCTTCGGCCTCCAAGCCAGCCCAAGGCTCCACTTCAGCTTTGGCCCCTGGCAGCCTCCCTGTTTCTGGCCTTACTAGTCCTACATCAATTGTTCCTGATGATCCCGTTGTGCCGCTCAGCCCGTCCATGGTCAGTGCCGCTACTGCAGCCCTAGCTTCAGCTCTTACCTCCCCTACCTCACACATATCCCATTGCAGTCCGTCATCACCAGTGGCCACTTCACTGGCTGGCCCTCTAGTGCCAGAGAGCCCCCCATCTCTGGAGGCCCCCTCCACTCCCTCGGCGCGGACCCCACCCTCAACCCCTCTGAGGCTGGCTCATTCCCAGTGGACCCTGGGGGTGCGGACGTTTGTGGTTGACTCCCAGAGTTTCAATGTCAATATCTCCCCGACTCTGCCCCGTAGCTTGGGGATGTCCAGGCACTAcacttcagacacacacaccactccaccaccatccaccaccaccaccaccaccaccaccatcaggCCCACCCTGCCAGGATCTGCCCCCTCTTCTCCATACCGCTCCCCTAATCTGGGGCTCAGGCGCTCTACGTGGAGCCCCTCACCTCGAACTCGGCCCCTCTCTAGCCTGACACGCTCCTCTGTCCTCTACACTCCTTCCTCGTCCTCCCCTTACTCCTCGTCCtactccccttcctcctcccacaGCTATTCCTCCGCTTATTACAGCTCCTCTCCCGCTTTTACGCCCTCTAGCTCCTACCTCGCCTCTAGCACCTCCACCTCCTACAGCCACTCCTCCCACTACACACCCCTGTACCCCAGATACTACAGTTCTTACCGGCCCCGGCACTGA
- the LOC130163808 gene encoding protein bicaudal D homolog 1-like isoform X4: MAAGGAGCGDTVEQYRGEVERLTRELAEANREKIRAAECGLVVLEENQSLKQQYADLEAEQEALRLELEQLQEAFGHAYSTQRKVAEDGETNEETLLQESATKEAYYMGRLLELQAELKHSRATASNTQADNEHLSTVLQELRESNEMLELQRSRMREEIREYKFRESRLLQDYTELEEENISLQKLVSTLKQNQVEYEGLKHEIKVLEEETELLNSQLQDALRLKEISDAQLEEALESLKSEREQKKHLRRELVHHLSMCDVAYTGSAHLTFTSAPPSGTATPTTLLSPNTEEPTRCNGHLQGGTGAGPAAGPVPRANGECRGPGRKSEGATTLDLYSEMNLTEIQKLKQHIMTVEREKVTLMTSLQESQTQLQHTQGALTEQYEKGLRLTQKVTALRRLHRRAHSSVISQFNPDALMELGRDEEEAEGEGETGEDKSETLTRSQVFSYQTPGLEIMQCKYRVAVTEVVELKAELKVLRERLAQCEEAAAEERPKRNSQLHKMERQAASLEKSCREGREKISSLELDLQAAQSAANESQGALIAAQDELVMLSEELAQLYHHVCLCNNETPNRVMLDYYRQGRGLRGLSASLKAMSSDNSKVLLTPRLARRLAAVASTTSSPGESRSPSESPSKEPLSREGGGEEKEGDKEGLQMPSEQGPTACTPPTRSPSISASSSSSSSSSPAMEPAGELRKEPMNIYNLNAIIRDQVKHLQRAVDRSLQLSRQRAAARELAPLLDKDKESCMEEILKLKSLLSTKREQIATLRLVLKANKQTAEVALANLKSKYEAEKSMVTDTMMKLRNELKALKEDAATFSSLRAMFATRCDEYVTQLDEMQRQLAAAEDEKKTLNSLLRMAIQQKLALTQRLEDLAFDQEQTHRTRGGRLIRGKTSTPKVSAPSSASASKPAQGSTSALAPGSLPVSGLTSPTSIVPDDPVVPLSPSMVSAATAALASALTSPTSHISHCSPSSPVATSLAGPLVPESPPSLEAPSTPSARTPPSTPLRLAHSQWTLGVRTFVVDSQSFNVNISPTLPRSLGMSRHYTSDTHTTPPPSTTTTTTTTIRPTLPGSAPSSPYRSPNLGLRRSTWSPSPRTRPLSSLTRSSVLYTPSSSSPYSSSYSPSSSHSYSSAYYSSSPAFTPSSSYLASSTSTSYSHSSHYTPLYPRYYSSYRPRH; encoded by the exons GCGTTTGGCCACGCCTACTCCACCCAGCGCAAGGTGGCAGAGGATGGGGAGACCAACGAGGAGACGCTGCTGCAGGAGTCTGCCACAAAGGAGGCCTACTACATGGGCCGCCTCCTGGAGCTGCAGGCGGAACTGAAACACAGCCGGGCCACAGCCTCCAACACCCAGGCCGACAACGAGCACCTGAGCACCGTGCTGCAGGAGCTCAGGGAG AGTAACGAGATGCTGGAGCTGCAGCGCAGCCGGATGAGAGAGGAGATCAGGGAATACAAGTTTCGAGAGTCGCGGCTGCTGCAGGACTACacggagctggaggaggagaacatcTCTCTGCAGAAACTGGTGTCAACGCTGAAACAGAATCAG GTGGAATATGAAGGTCTGAAGCACGAGATCAaggtcctggaggaggagacggagctCCTCAACAGCCAGCTGCAGGACGCGCTGCGTTTGAAGGAGATCTCAGACGCCCAGCTGGAGGAAGCTCTGGAGTCTCTGAAGAGCGAGCGTGAGCAGAAGAAACACCTGCGCAGGGAGCTGGTCCACCACCTCAGCATGTGTGACGTGGCTTACACCGGCAGCGCCCACCTGACATTCACCTCTGCCCCGCCCAGCGGCACCGCCACCCCCACAACTCTGCTCTCCCCCAACACAGAGGAGCCGACAAG ATGTAACGGCCACCTCCAGGGCGGGACAGGAGCAGGGCCAGCTGCAGGGCCTGTGCCCAGGGCCAATGGAGAGTGTCGGGGGCCAGGTCGAAAATCTGAGGGAGCGACGACGCTGGACCTCTACAGTGAGATGAACCTGACTGAGATCCAGAAGCTCAAGCAGCACATAATGACA GTGGAGCGTGAGAAAGTAACGCTGATGACGAGCCTGCAGGAGTCCCAGACTCAGCTCCAGCACACCCAGGGGGCCCTGACCGAGCAGTATGAAAAGGGGCTCCGCCTTACCCAGAAAGTCACCGCCCTCCGCCGCCTGCATCGAAGGGCCCACAGCAGTGTCATCTCCCAGTTCAACCCCGACGCCCTGATGGAGCTaggcagagatgaggaggaggctgagggagagggagagactggGGAGGATAAGAGCGAGACACTGACCAGAAGTCAGGTGTTTTCATACCAAACGCCGGGTCTGGAGATCATGCAGTGCAAGTACCGTGTGGCCGTGACAGAGGTGGTGGAGCTAAAGGCGGAGCTGAAGGTCCTCCGTGAAAGGCTGGCTCAGTGTGAGGAGGCGGCGGCGGAGGAGAGGCCGAAACGAAACAGTCAGCTCCACAAGATGGAGAGGCAGGCCGCCTCGTTGGAGAAGAGCTGCCGGGAGGGACGCGAGAAG ATTTCCAGTCTGGAGTTGGATTTGCAGGCAGCTCAGTCCGCAGCCAATGAGAGCCAGGGGGCGCTGATTGCAGCTCAAGACGAGCTGGTGATGCTGAGTGAGGAGCTCGCCCAGCTCTACCATCACGTCTGTCTGTGCAACAATGAGACGCCCAACCGCGTCATGCTGGACTACTACAG ACAAGGCAGAGGGCTCAGGGGCCTCAGTGCCAGTCTCAAAGCCATGTCCTCGGACAACAGCAAAGTTCTCCTCACACCACGCCTTGCCAGGCGGCTGGCCGCTGTCGCTTCCACAACCTCAAGTCCTGGGGAGTCGCGGAGCCCCTCGGAGTCTCCATCCAAAGAGCCCCTGTcgagggagggtggaggggaggagaaggagggagacaaAGAGGGCCTGCAGATGCCATCTGAGCAGGGCCCAACGGCCTGCACCCCTCCAACCCGGTCACCCAGTATCAGTGCctcttcatcgtcatcatcatcatcatcgcctGCCATGGAGCCGGCCGGTGAGCTGCGCAAGGAGCCCATGAATATCTATAACCTCAACGCCATCATCAGAGACCAG gTGAAGCACCTCCAGCGGGCAGTGGACCGGTCTCTGCAGCTGTCcagacagagagctgcagccAGGGAACTGGCCCCTCTGCTGGACAAGGACAAGGAGAGCTGCATGGAGGAGATCCTGAAGCTCAAGTCTCTGCTCAGCACCAAGAGAGAGCAGATAGCCACCCTCAGACTGGTGCTCAAGGCTAACAAACAG ACGGCAGAGGTGGCTCTGGCCAACCTTAAGAGCAAGTATGAGGCAGAGAAGTCCATGGTGACTGACACCATGATGAAGCTAAGGAACGAGCTGAAGGCACTGAAGGAGGACGCCGCCACTTTCTCCTCCCTGCGAGCGATGTTCGCCACCAG ATGTGACGAGTATGTGACCCAGCTGGATGAGATGCAGAGACAGCTGGCAGCAGCTGAGGATGAGAAGAAGACTCTGAACTCCCTCCTCCGGATGGCCATCCAGCAGAAACTGGCCCTTACCCAGCGCCTGGAGGATTTGGCTTTTGATCAAGAGCAGACCCACCGCACCCGTGGGGGCAGGCTGATCCGTGGGAAGACTAGCACCCCCAAAGTAAGTGCCCCGTCCTCGGCTTCGGCCTCCAAGCCAGCCCAAGGCTCCACTTCAGCTTTGGCCCCTGGCAGCCTCCCTGTTTCTGGCCTTACTAGTCCTACATCAATTGTTCCTGATGATCCCGTTGTGCCGCTCAGCCCGTCCATGGTCAGTGCCGCTACTGCAGCCCTAGCTTCAGCTCTTACCTCCCCTACCTCACACATATCCCATTGCAGTCCGTCATCACCAGTGGCCACTTCACTGGCTGGCCCTCTAGTGCCAGAGAGCCCCCCATCTCTGGAGGCCCCCTCCACTCCCTCGGCGCGGACCCCACCCTCAACCCCTCTGAGGCTGGCTCATTCCCAGTGGACCCTGGGGGTGCGGACGTTTGTGGTTGACTCCCAGAGTTTCAATGTCAATATCTCCCCGACTCTGCCCCGTAGCTTGGGGATGTCCAGGCACTAcacttcagacacacacaccactccaccaccatccaccaccaccaccaccaccaccaccatcaggCCCACCCTGCCAGGATCTGCCCCCTCTTCTCCATACCGCTCCCCTAATCTGGGGCTCAGGCGCTCTACGTGGAGCCCCTCACCTCGAACTCGGCCCCTCTCTAGCCTGACACGCTCCTCTGTCCTCTACACTCCTTCCTCGTCCTCCCCTTACTCCTCGTCCtactccccttcctcctcccacaGCTATTCCTCCGCTTATTACAGCTCCTCTCCCGCTTTTACGCCCTCTAGCTCCTACCTCGCCTCTAGCACCTCCACCTCCTACAGCCACTCCTCCCACTACACACCCCTGTACCCCAGATACTACAGTTCTTACCGGCCCCGGCACTGA